Proteins encoded in a region of the Procambarus clarkii isolate CNS0578487 chromosome 28, FALCON_Pclarkii_2.0, whole genome shotgun sequence genome:
- the LOC123755127 gene encoding dentin sialophosphoprotein-like — protein sequence MTHKPVLMVTQYTYIYLRQVGHKSWSTRHDHGVVYSNESGSSDHESGSSDHESGSSDHESVCSDQESVCSDHESGCSDHESGCSDHESGCSDHKSVCSDQESVCSDHESVCSDQESVCSDHESVCSDHESGSSDHESVCSDHESVCSDHESLCSDHENNGCSDHESGCSDHESVCSDHESVCSDHESVCSDHESGCSDHESGCSDHESGCSDHESGCSDLESGCSDHESGCSDHENGCSDHESGCSDHESGCSDHESGCSDHESGCSDHESGCSDHESGCSDHESGCSDHESGCSDHESVCSDHESVCSDHESGSSDHESGCSDHESGCSDHESGCSDHESGSSDHESGCSDHESGCSDHESGCSDHESVCSDHESVCSDHESGSSDHESGCSDHESGCSDHESGCSDHESGCSDHESGCSDHESGCSDHESGCSEATL from the exons ATGACTCACAAACCAGTTTTGATGGTGACCCA atatacatatatataccttCGTCAAGTAGGACACAAGAGTTGGAGTACCAGGCACGATCATGGCGTAGTTTATAGTAACGAGAGCGGGAGTAGTGACCACGAGAGCGGGAGTAGTGACCACGAGAGCGGGAGTAGTGACCACGAGAGCGTGTGTAGTGACCAGGAGAGCGTGTGTAGTGACCACGAGAGCGGGTGTAGTGACCACGAGAGCGGGTGTAGTGACCACGAGAGCGGGTGTAGTGACCACAAGAGCGTGTGTAGTGACCAGGAGAGCGTGTGTAGTGACCACGAGAGCGTGTGTAGTGACCAGGAGAGCGTGTGTAGTGACCACGAGAGCGTGTGTAGTGACCACGAGAGCGGGAGTAGTGACCacgagagtgtgtgtagtgaccacgagagtgtgtgtagtgaccacgagagtttgtgtagtgaccacgagaat aacgggtgtagtgaccacgagagcgggtgtagtgaccacgagagtgtgtgtagtgaccacgaGAGCGTATGTAGTGACCACGAGAGCGTGTGTAGTGACCACGAGAGCGGGTGTAGTGACCACGAGAGCGGGTGTAGTGACCACGAGAGCGGGTGTAGTGACCACGAGAGCGGGTGTAGTGACCTCGAGAGCGGGTGTAGTGACCACGAGAGCGGGTGTAGTGACCACGAGAACGGGTGTAGTGACCACGAGAGCGGGTGTAGTGACCACGAGAGCGGATGTAGTGACCACGAGAGCGGGTGTAGTGACCACGAGAGCGGGTGTAGTGACCACGAGAGCGGGTGTAGTGACCACGAGAGCGGGTGTAGTGACCACGAGAGCGGGTGTAGTGACCACGAGAGCGGGTGTAGTGACCacgagagtgtgtgtagtgaccacgaGAGTGTATGTAGTGACCACGAGAGCGGGAGTAGTGACCACGAGAGCGGGTGTAGTGACCACGAGAGCGGGTGTAGTGACCACGAGAGCGGGTGTAGTGACCACGAGAGCGGGAGTAGTGACCACGAGAGCGGGTGTAGTGACCACGAGAGCGGGTGTAGTGACCACGAAAGCGGGTGTAGTGACCacgagagtgtgtgtagtgaccacgagagtgtgtgtagtgaccacgaGAGCGGGAGTAGTGACCACGAGAGCGGGTGTAGTGACCACGAGAGCGGGTGTAGTGACCACGAGAGCGGGTGTAGTGACCACGAGAGCGGGTGTAGTGACCACGAGAGCGGGTGTAGTGACCACGAGAGCGGGTGTAGTGACCACGAGAGCGGGTGTAGTGAGGCAACACTTTAG